The genomic DNA GGAGGTGGCGAGCTGGTGGGTGCGCCAGCGCATGCCGGGTTCGGTGCGGGTGCCGGGAGCAGTGCCGAGGGCGGCGGGGACGGTGACGTAGGAGGGTGCGGTGAAGGTCACGGTCTCCTCGAGTTCCTGACCGGCGCGGGTGGTGTAGATCACCTTGAGGGTATGGGATGATCCCGAGGCGAAGACCTGGGGAGCCATGGAGTAGCGGGCGTCGATACGGTCCGGGGCATCGGAGCCATCGTTGGCGAGGAGGTCCACGCGTTGGACCGACTGCGGGGTGACGGACGTGCCGTTGAGTTCGAAGCGGATTCCTTTGCTCTCATCCACGCCGAGGTACGTGGTTTCAAGGAGGGAGGCGGTCACGACGGACGGGGTGGCCGAGACGGTGACATAGCCGGGTGCGGTGAAGGCGACGGTGTCGGTCAGGTTTCGACCATCGCTGGAGCGGTAGGCAAGTTCGACGGTGTGGGTCGAACGGGGGGCGAAGACCATTGGGGACTGATCGTAGCGGACGAGCAGTCCGGAGGCGGAGATCTGGCCACCGACGATCGACTCGTCGGGATCGGATTCCTCGGCTTCGCGGGTCACGGTCACGGCCTGGCCGTTGAGGCGGGCGGTGATGGCGGGGGTGGTGCTGACGGTTTTGCCGAGGGCCTCGACGACACGGACGGCGAAGCCGACGCCGGAGGCGGTGACGCCGGCGACCATGGGCGGTTCACCGACGGCGAGGTTGTCGAAGGCCCACCACCAGTCGTTGGCGGCCTGGATCATGCCGAACTTGAGCCGGGCGTTCTGGGCGCCGGCGGGGTTGTTGAGGGGGACGAGGACGGCCTCGTTGACGGCGTTGGGCTTGAAGGTTTCGCTATCTGCCTTGGAGTCCCAGCGCATGACTTCGATCGGGGTGCCTCCATCCCACTCGACGGTGATGACGGCGGTCTGATTGTTGAGGCGTTCGCCGGTGTCCGGATCGGCGGGGAAACGCGGGGGGCCGTCGTCGCAGCATTCGGGGCGCCAGCTTGAGTCGAAGGCCATGACCAGGCTGTTGGCGGGGCGGCCGGCGACATTGAACTGGGGGGTGAGGAGGTAGCTGTTGAAGAGGCCCGGGTAGTGGTCGGCATCATCCCACTCGTCGGGATCGGCGATTGCGGCGGCCCCGTTGGCACGACGGAACTCCGAGCGGCGCTGGTCATCGACGGTGGGCCACCAGCGGACGTCGGCGAAGCTCCAGCCGGCCCATTCGTGCATGCCGTCGCGGGCGCGGTAGTCCGGCTCACCCCAGCCTGGCATGCCGGTGTCATCGATTTCCCAGCCGGCTGGCGGGGTTTTGGTCCAGACTTGGGCTCCTGCGGAGGCTTCCTCGACGTTGGGGCCGAGGGGGAGGCCATCGAAGTTCTCGAAGAACAGCTTCTGCCCCGGCGCGGGCATCGACAGTGAGGCAGCGAGGGCCAGTAGGGTCGCGTGGCGAACCCGTCTGGTCCCTCCATGCGGTGAACGGTGATCTGTGGTTTTCATTCCTGATGGTGTATGCGTGGTGAAGCGAAGAAACCGGGGAGGCATTCCCGCGGCGCGGCGAGGGAATAGAGGGGAGGAGCACCGGTCTCAATCCCAGACAGGCGTGGGAGGATCAATTCACAGGACGGTCACACGGGCGTTGCCGAAGGACCCGCGAAAGGGAAGGCAGGAAGGCAGGAAGGGGCTGGAGGAAGGGTTGCGAGTTGGCAGGGGGCGGATCGGGCCGGGGTGTCTGCGCCGCGGCAGGGGGTGCGCGGGTGGGTCCTCCGGAAGCGGGTCATTTCTGGAGGTGGCGGACGACGGCCTCGGTGCGGGTGCGGACGCCGTACTTGGCGAAGATGCGTTTGAGGTGGCTGTGGACGGTCCAGATGCTGATGCCGAGTTCGTGGGCGACTTCCTTGTCGGCGAAGCCGCGGCTGAGGAGGTCGAGGATTTCGAGTTCGCGGCTGGTGACTTCGGCGGGATGCCCGCGCGCAGGGGCGCTGGCGGGTTCGAGGAGAGCCTGGAAATAGCGGGCCACGGTGCGATCGGCGTCGAGGGGCGCGCGAGGGGGTCCGTCGGGAAGGGCCTCGAACAGGGGCGCCAAGAGAGAGGCCGGTTGGACCCGGCGCAGGAGGTAGCCCTGACTTACGCCGCTGAAGGAGGCGAAGATGGCGTCGCTATCGGTGAACACGCCATGGGTGAGAAGGCGCGGATGGGTGGACGGAGGGGGGTCGAGACGGTCGCGCAGGGTGGCCGCGGGCTGCTCACGGTTCGCGAGGATGATGTCCCACCCCTGGGAGCGCGGCGCGTGGGCGGCCGACTCGGCGTCGTCCACGCGGGCCGCGCCGGTTCCGGAGGCGAGAGCCTGAACGAGGGCCCTCCGGACGCCGGCATCGGGTTCGAGGACGAGGATGCGCCAGCCGTGTTCGCGGTCGGGTGCGGGTTCGGGTGAGCCTGCCCGCGCCGGGAGGGAGAGGAGGGTGGTGTAGGTGCAGGTCATCGGGTTGGCGCGCCAGAAGACGGCGATGGTGATTTCGCGGGAATGCGACAGGCGGAACCGGGCCCAGCCGTCCCGTTCCAGTTCGCCGCGCAGATCCTGGGCGCGAAGCCGGGCTTCATTGGGGTCGTCCGTCCCGAGCGGCACATGTTCCGTGATGCCCTGGGCCACCAGGGTGGCGAACCATTCGCGAGCGCGGGCGGGGCCGAGGTCTCCGACATATTTGCGACGGCCGACGCCCAGGAGTTCGGGGGTGGCGGGGTCGGGGAGAGGGCCGGGAGATCGTCGTCGGTCGAGGGCCGCCCAGCCGCCGGCGCGGAGCAGGCGGTGGAGATTGGCGGCCTCGCGACCGGCTTCGTGGCGATCGCGGGCGGCGAGGCGGAGCGTCCGGCGTTCGCCCTGCCATTGGACCTTGATGCACCACCCGGGCACGGTGCGGCGCCGGCCCCGGTAGGTGAATGTGTTCCGGAACAGGCGCCGCTCCCAGTAGGCCGGGGTGGCGCGGTCGTTCGGCTTGGACATTTCCAGGACACTGGCGTTCCGGCCCGGGGCGGCGCAAGCCGGTCTGCCGCATTCGATCCGGTTCAGCAGGTTACGAAACGGTGAAGTCGCGGAGAAGGTGAGGTGATGGCCATGTGAACCGCGGGCAACGCACAGGGGCGTCTTCCCCCGTTCGGGCGAGTGGCCAGATCCTGGCGGACCCGGCTAGGGTTCGTGCGCGGTCGGTCAGGGTTCCCGGCAGCGGTTGCCGGTGGATCCGCCTCCTCGAACGCCTTCGCGCCATCCGCGGGCGGGGCGAGGTTGCCATCGCCAGATTCGCTCACCCCAACACCCATCAACGGCTCTTCACCCTGCCTTCCATGCGAACCAACAACCTCCCTCCCGACGGTCCGACCGGCGGCCCGGTCTGGCGCGCCGTGCTGCTCGCCTCCCTGGTTGCCCTGACACTCCACTCCTCCGCACGGGGTGCGGTGGTGGGCCAGTGGAACTTTGAGAACGGCAACCTCAACGCCGCCGTGGGGGGGCAACCCCTGGCGTATGCGGACGGGGCAGGGGGGCTGACCCAGCAGGGCACCAGCTTCGGGACCACCACCAGCCTGGGCATCCCGGACATCGGGGGCGTTGCGGCACCGGTGATGCGGTTCAGCGAGTTCAACTTCCCGGCCGGCTACGCCATGCCGGTCTCGGCTGATCCGAACGGGGGCGGTTCCCAGGTGAACACGTGGACGCTGTTCCTGGACGTGCTCTATCCGCAGGAATCCCACAACCGTTGGCGGGCGCTGATCGACACGGACGGCGGGTTCTTCGGGGAGGACGCGGATTTCTTCATCAACACGGCCAACGGGATCGGGATTTCGGGCAACTACAGCGGAACGATCCAGCCCAACACCTGGCACCGGATCGCCATTGTGGTGGATGCGCCCAACAATCAGATCCGGAAGTATATCGACGGCATCGAGGTGGGAACCCAGGCGGCCGGGGGGGCCAGTGCGGTGGACGGACGCTGGGCCCTGACGGCCGGGGGCACGGCCACGTTATTTGCTGATAACGACGGCGAAGTGGCTCCGGGTTTCGTCAGCAGCATTCAACTTCAGGATGTCGCGCTCGAACGCGGCCAGATCGCGGCCTACGGCGGTCCCAGCGCAGCCGGCGTTCCCACCACCCCTCCCGCCGTCCCGTCGTCCCTCCTGGCGTGGATCCCACGGGGCGATCTGGCGATGCCCAACACGGACATCGGGATCGTCCTCGAACGGGGTGGAGGCACTATCGATCAGGCGTCCATCGTGCTGCGCCTGAACGGCACGGCGGTCACCGGCCCGGTCATCACCCCTTCCGCGGACCGGTTGACGGTTCGCCGCTCCGGAGCCGGACCCTTCGCGATCGGGTCCACGCAGACGATCGAGGTGACTTACAACGAGACCGTGGGCGGCGAGGTTCGGGCGCGATCCTTCACCCACACGTTCGGCATCGCGGTGTTTGTCGAGGATTTCGACGGGCTCGAACTCGGCCCCAACGTCGAGGAGGCCCTGGCGGGAGACGCAGTATGGACCAAGACGCCGCCTCCGGGCTGGACCGTGGACGATTCGGGCATGCCCGGGTTCGACGAGCCGGATTATGCCGAGCGGAACGGGATCGACGAGTTCTCCGGCTGGACGTTTCTGGATGCGAGCTGGTGGGTGGCGACGGCCGGTGACCAGCGCCGGTCCGAGTTCACCAAGGCGCGCGGCACGGTGGCTGTGGCCGATCCGGACGAATGGGATGACGGCGGCGGCGGACATTACCAGGGGCTGTTCAACAGCCTGTTGATCACCCCGGCCATCTCGCTGACGGGAGTGCCGGCCGGGGCGGCGGTGCTGCAGTTCGATTCGAGCTGGCGGCCGGAGTGCTGCGACGACGGACCTCCGAACTTCCCGGAGGGCAACATCAACAACCAGACCGCGGTCATCCGCATCGCCTTCGACGGGGGCGAATCCGAGGAGATCCTCCGCTGGGAATCCCGGCCCGGTCCGTTCTTCAAGGCCGACGGGCAGTTCATCAACGAGACCGTCGTGCTCCCCCTCAACAACCCCGCCGGGGCCAGCACCATGCAGCTCACCTTCGGTCTCCTCGACGCCGCCAACGACTGGTGGTGGGCCATCGACAACATCGCCATCATCGGCACCGTCCCGGCCCCGGAGATTGTGCAGCACCCGGTCGGCACGGCACGCATCGTCGGATCGTCCGCAACCTTCACCGTCGGGGCCAGCGGGGCGCAGTTGTCGTATCAATGGACCAAGGACGGCGCCAACATCGCCAACGCGACCAATGCCACCTTCACCATCGACGCCGTCATGCTTGCCGATGCCGGCAGTTACCGGGTGGTGGTGTCGAACCCGACGGCATCGCTGACCAGTGAACCGGCGGTCCTGTCGGTGCTGTTCCCGCCCGCCGAAGCCGGCACGCTGACTCAGGGGCTGGTGACCTACCTGGGCTTCGAGGGCAACCTCGACGACGCCTCCGGCAACAATCTTCCGGGCATCGCGGTGGGCGAGGTCACCTTCGCCCCGGGCCGGGCGGGTCAGGCCGTGCGGATCGAGAATTCCCGCGCCGACGGCATCTACAATTACATCACCCTGGGCGACAACGTCACCCTTTCGCCGGGTCAGGATTCGGACTTCACGGTGGCCTTCTGGGTCAAGACCGAACGGCTGTCCGGCGACCCTGCGATCATCGCCAACAAGGCCTGGGCCTCGGGCGGCAATGTGGGCTGGACCATCGGCACCCAGGGCGACGGGCGCATCGAGTGGAACTACGCCCGCAGCGGCAACACCCGGAAGGATCTGGATTACACCGCCAAGGGAAATGTCCTGAACAACCCCGACGCCTGGTCCCATGTGGTCGTGGTCTGGCGCATCGACGGCAACGCCGAGACCTACCTCAACGGTGAGTTGGTGGATGTCACCGCGATCGCGCCGGGCACCGGGGACATCGGCAATCCGGATCTCTCCCTCAACCTCGGCCAGGACGGAACCGGCGCGTATGGCAGCGGGGACTGGACCGGCCTTCTCGACGAGGTGGCGATCTGGGAACGCGGGCTCTCCTCGGAAGAGGTGGTCAGCCTCTATGCCTTCGGCGCCTTCGGCGACAGCATCTATGCACCGGCGCTCTCCAGTCAGTTGGCCACGCTGCTCAAATTCGACGGCGACCTCGCGGATGCCACCGCCACCGGCAACCACGGCACCGCGGTGGGGAACCCGGCCTTCGCGCCCGGTCGGATCGGGCAGGGCGTGCATCTCCGCACCGAGCGGTCGGCCGGCGGCAATGCCTACAACTACGTCACCCTGGGCAGCGGACCGAATGTGCGGTTCGGCGAGACCCAGCCGTTCACGGTCGCCTTCTGGGTGAAGATGAACGAATGGAGCAGCGACCCCTCGCTGATCGCCAACAAGAGCTGGGCCAGCGGCGGGAACACCGGCTGGATCGTGGCCACCGACAGCGACGGGCGTGTCCAGTGGAACTACCGTCGGGATGGCCAGACCCGGAAGGACTTCGACAGTGTGGGCGGATTGCTGAACGACCTGGCGTGGCACCACGTTGCGGTCGTGTTTGACATCAACGGGCAGGCGGTGACGTACTTCGACGGCAACGAGATCGAACTCGACCGCGGCAATGCGCCCGGGCGCAAGGACATCACGCCGGCGACCGGCACGCTCTTCCCGGCGGGCCTGGCGTTGAACATCGGGCAGGACGGCACCGGGGAATATGCGGACAGCTCGCTGTTCGATGCGGTGCTCGACGACGTGGCCTTCTGGAACCGGTCGCTCAGCGGCCGTGAGATCGCCCTGCTATACGTCCGCGGTCTCAACAACCAGAGTGCCGACGGTTCCGGCGGACCGGATGCCGGGCCGACGCTGACGGCGGCGGTCTCCGGCGGCCAACTGACGCTGACCTGGACGGGCGCGGACTTCGTGCTCGAGGAAAACGGCGTCGTGGGCACCGCGGGCGGCTGGACGCCGGTGGCCGGGGCGGGCGCGAACTCGGCCACGGTACCGTTGACAGGATCGGCGCGGTATTTCCGCCTGAGGAAGTGACATTGCACAATCCGCCAAGACAAGGCATCTGATGGATCGCGTCGCCGGGGGCCCAGGCGCCTCCGGCGACACGTCTTTGATCCACCGCCAACGTTTCATGAAAAGAGACCCATACGTACCGGCCAAGGGTTCCCCCCGTTCGGCCTTCACCCTGATCGAACTGCTGGTGGTCATCGCCATCATCGCCATCCTGGCCTCGATGCTCCTGCCGGCGCTGGCCAAGGCGAAGGAGAAGGGGCGCCAGGCGAAGTGCCTGAGCAATCTCAAGCAGATCGGCCTCTCGACCGCGATGTATGCCGAGGATAACGACGAGGTGTTCCACCATGTGGGGGGCTCGGCGCCGAATCACGGGATGTGGGTGGCCACGCCGCGCAGCACCATTCTCCTCGATCCCAATCATCCCCAGGCGTACTGGGGCATCGCCTATGCCAAGTACATCCGCTCCACCGGCACCAACTGGAACTGGGAAGGCGCGCAGACGATGTTCCGCTGCCCTTCGGCCCGGGTCGTGGACGAGTGGCGTGAAGAGGGACTGCGGTTCGCTGCCGAGTACTGGCTCAACTCCTCGATCGGCATCAATGCCTATGTGGTCCAGCCCGCCGACCCCAGCAGCCCGAACACACGGCTGACCGGTCCGCGCAAGCTGTCCAGCTTCCTGAGCCCGACCACCACCGTCTTCGCCCAGGACGCCGCCGAGCAGCGCATGGAAGGCCCCGACGACTCGATCGGGCTGTTTCCCGGTCAAAGCGAGTGCCTGACCCAATGGAAGTACGGCCTGGCGAGCCATTATCCGGGCCGCCAGATGGAGATGGAATGGTGGCGGCACAATCGGCGCTGCAACACCCTCTGGGTCGGCGGCAACGTCTCCTCCGTCCGCTACTCCAAGCGCGGTTACGACTACCGCTGGTACACGGGCGCACCCCCGCTGGAACAACCCCCGCTGTGA from Verrucomicrobiia bacterium includes the following:
- a CDS encoding response regulator transcription factor, whose translation is MSKPNDRATPAYWERRLFRNTFTYRGRRRTVPGWCIKVQWQGERRTLRLAARDRHEAGREAANLHRLLRAGGWAALDRRRSPGPLPDPATPELLGVGRRKYVGDLGPARAREWFATLVAQGITEHVPLGTDDPNEARLRAQDLRGELERDGWARFRLSHSREITIAVFWRANPMTCTYTTLLSLPARAGSPEPAPDREHGWRILVLEPDAGVRRALVQALASGTGAARVDDAESAAHAPRSQGWDIILANREQPAATLRDRLDPPPSTHPRLLTHGVFTDSDAIFASFSGVSQGYLLRRVQPASLLAPLFEALPDGPPRAPLDADRTVARYFQALLEPASAPARGHPAEVTSRELEILDLLSRGFADKEVAHELGISIWTVHSHLKRIFAKYGVRTRTEAVVRHLQK
- a CDS encoding type II secretion system protein, whose translation is MKRDPYVPAKGSPRSAFTLIELLVVIAIIAILASMLLPALAKAKEKGRQAKCLSNLKQIGLSTAMYAEDNDEVFHHVGGSAPNHGMWVATPRSTILLDPNHPQAYWGIAYAKYIRSTGTNWNWEGAQTMFRCPSARVVDEWREEGLRFAAEYWLNSSIGINAYVVQPADPSSPNTRLTGPRKLSSFLSPTTTVFAQDAAEQRMEGPDDSIGLFPGQSECLTQWKYGLASHYPGRQMEMEWWRHNRRCNTLWVGGNVSSVRYSKRGYDYRWYTGAPPLEQPPL
- a CDS encoding immunoglobulin domain-containing protein → MRTNNLPPDGPTGGPVWRAVLLASLVALTLHSSARGAVVGQWNFENGNLNAAVGGQPLAYADGAGGLTQQGTSFGTTTSLGIPDIGGVAAPVMRFSEFNFPAGYAMPVSADPNGGGSQVNTWTLFLDVLYPQESHNRWRALIDTDGGFFGEDADFFINTANGIGISGNYSGTIQPNTWHRIAIVVDAPNNQIRKYIDGIEVGTQAAGGASAVDGRWALTAGGTATLFADNDGEVAPGFVSSIQLQDVALERGQIAAYGGPSAAGVPTTPPAVPSSLLAWIPRGDLAMPNTDIGIVLERGGGTIDQASIVLRLNGTAVTGPVITPSADRLTVRRSGAGPFAIGSTQTIEVTYNETVGGEVRARSFTHTFGIAVFVEDFDGLELGPNVEEALAGDAVWTKTPPPGWTVDDSGMPGFDEPDYAERNGIDEFSGWTFLDASWWVATAGDQRRSEFTKARGTVAVADPDEWDDGGGGHYQGLFNSLLITPAISLTGVPAGAAVLQFDSSWRPECCDDGPPNFPEGNINNQTAVIRIAFDGGESEEILRWESRPGPFFKADGQFINETVVLPLNNPAGASTMQLTFGLLDAANDWWWAIDNIAIIGTVPAPEIVQHPVGTARIVGSSATFTVGASGAQLSYQWTKDGANIANATNATFTIDAVMLADAGSYRVVVSNPTASLTSEPAVLSVLFPPAEAGTLTQGLVTYLGFEGNLDDASGNNLPGIAVGEVTFAPGRAGQAVRIENSRADGIYNYITLGDNVTLSPGQDSDFTVAFWVKTERLSGDPAIIANKAWASGGNVGWTIGTQGDGRIEWNYARSGNTRKDLDYTAKGNVLNNPDAWSHVVVVWRIDGNAETYLNGELVDVTAIAPGTGDIGNPDLSLNLGQDGTGAYGSGDWTGLLDEVAIWERGLSSEEVVSLYAFGAFGDSIYAPALSSQLATLLKFDGDLADATATGNHGTAVGNPAFAPGRIGQGVHLRTERSAGGNAYNYVTLGSGPNVRFGETQPFTVAFWVKMNEWSSDPSLIANKSWASGGNTGWIVATDSDGRVQWNYRRDGQTRKDFDSVGGLLNDLAWHHVAVVFDINGQAVTYFDGNEIELDRGNAPGRKDITPATGTLFPAGLALNIGQDGTGEYADSSLFDAVLDDVAFWNRSLSGREIALLYVRGLNNQSADGSGGPDAGPTLTAAVSGGQLTLTWTGADFVLEENGVVGTAGGWTPVAGAGANSATVPLTGSARYFRLRK